In Aptenodytes patagonicus chromosome 6, bAptPat1.pri.cur, whole genome shotgun sequence, one genomic interval encodes:
- the PLS1 gene encoding plastin-1, which translates to MENNVTTISREELEELREAFSKIDIDNSGYVSDYELQDLFKEASLPLPGYKVREIVEKIIAVTDSNKDGRINFEEFVSIIQELKSKDVSKSFRKSINKKQGITAIGGTSAISTEGTQHSYSEEEKVAFVKWINKALQDDPDCKHLLPMNPSDASLFKCLADGILLCKMINFSQPDTIDERAINKKKLTPFTVSENLNLALNSASAIGCTVVNIGSQDLQEGKPHLVLGLLWQIIKVGLFADIEISRNEALIALLNEGEELDQLMKLSPEELLLRWVNYHLANAGWQKISNFSQDIKDSRAYYHLLDQIAPKGDGLDELPIKIDFSGFHDKNDLRRAEYMLQQADKLGCRQFVTPADVVAGNPKLNLAFVANLFNTYPALHKPDNSSYDLNLLEGESKEERTFRNWMNSLGVSPYVNHLYSDLSDALIIFQLYDMTRVPVNWNHVNKPPYPLLGGNMRKIENCNYAVELGKTKAKFSLVGIAGHDLNEGNPTLTLALVWQLMRRYTLNVLSDLGEGEKVNDEIIIKWVNQTLAKANKKTSITSFKDKSISTSLPVLDLIDAIAPKAVRPEMVKREDLSYEDKLNNAKYAISVARKIGARIYALPDDLVEVKPKMVMTVFACLMGRGLNKVKQ; encoded by the exons ATGGAAAACAACGTAACTACTATCTCTCGTGAAGAGCTCGAAGAACTAAGAGAAGCATTCAGTAAAATAG ATATTGACAACAGCGGGTATGTCAGTGATTATGAGCTTCAAGACCTGTTTAAAGAAGCAAGCCTACCCTTGCCTGGTTACAAAGTCCGGGAGATTGTAGAAAAAATCATTGCAGTGACAGATAGCAACAAGGACGGGAGAATCAACTTTGAAGAATTTGTCTCT ATAATTCAGGAATTGAAAAGTAAAGATGTTAGCAAATCTTTCCGAAAATcaataaacaaaaagcaaggtATTACAGCAATTGGAGGAACATCAGCAATATCTACTGAGGGGACACAGCACTCTTATTCAG aggaagaaaaagttgcTTTTGTTAAGTGGATAAATAAAGCTCTACAAGATGACCCAGACTGTAAGCACCTCCTACCTATGAACCCATCAGATGCTAGTCTTTTTAAATGCCTTGCAGATGGCATCCTCCTTTG CAAAATGATCAACTTTTCACAACCAGATACGATTGATGAAAGGGCTATTAATAAGAAGAAACTCACTCCTTTCACTGTTTCT GAAAACCTAAACCTGGCTCTGAACTCAGCATCTGCTATTGGCTGTACGGTTGTCAATATCGGATCACAAGATTTGCAAGAAGGAAAACCACACCTGGTATTGGGACTCTTGTGGCAGATCATTAAAGTTGGTCTTTTTGCTGATATTGAGATCTCCAGAAACGAAG CTCTTATCGCATTGCTAAATGAAGGGGAAGAACTAGATCAGTTAATGAAGCTTTCCCCAGAAGAGCTCTTGCTACGGTGGGTGAACTACCATCTGGCCAATGCAGGGTGGCAGAAAATCAGTAACTTCAGCCAAGACATTAAG GATTCGAGAGCATACTACCATCTGTTAGATCAGATTGCACCCAAAGGAGATGGCCTTGATGAATTGCCCATTAAAATCGACTTTTCAGGATTTCAT gataaaAATGACTTGAGGAGGGCTGAATACATGCTCCAACAGGCAGATAAATTGGGCTGCAGGCAGTTTGTAACTCCAGCTGACGTGGTTGCAGGCAACCCTAAACTCAATTTGGCTTTTGTTGCAAATCTCTTTAACACATATCCAGCCCTGCACAAGCCTGACAATTCATCTTACGATCTCAATTTATTAGAAG GAGAAAGTAAGGAAGAAAGGACTTTCAGAAACTGGATGAATTCACTGGGTGTAAGCCCATATGTTAATCATTTATACAG TGACCTCTCTGATGCTTTAATAATCTTCCAATTGTATGATATGACTCGTGTGCCGGTTAACTGGAACCATGTCAACAAACCTCCTTATCCATTACTCGGTGGTAATATGAGAAAG attgagAATTGCAATTATGCAGTAGAACTCGGGAAGACAAAAGCCAAATTCTCACTGGTTGGTATTGCTGGACACGATCTAAATGAGGGTAATCCAACTCTGACTTTGGCTTTGGTATGGCAGCTGATGAGAAG GTATACTTTGAACGTACTATCAGACcttggagagggagaaaaagtaaATGATGAAATTATTATTAAGTGGGTGAATCAGACACttgcaaaagcaaacaagaaaacttCAATTACAAGTTTCAAG GACAAATCAATTAGCACTAGTTTACCTGTCCTAGATTTAATAGATGCCATTGCACCAAAAGCAGTTCGTCCAGAAATGGTCAAGAGAGAAGATCTTTCTTACGAAGACAAATTGAATAATGCTAA GTATGCCATTTCAGTTGCTCGAAAAATTGGTGCTCGTATATATGCTCTCCCAGATGATCTGGTTGAAGTGAAGCCAAAAATGGTGATGACAGTGTTTGCATGTTTGATGGGAAGAGGACTGaacaaagtaaaacaatga